In the genome of Clostridia bacterium, one region contains:
- a CDS encoding BtrH N-terminal domain-containing protein, whose amino-acid sequence MDITSEQTRKLLPRVNPSLQTFAGVTHTLSILESFEKETKPWRMENYIVLQANVIKAFGGQVFMNFYTLPNLFDHGNPEIQARNYYCPYFNVYSIPIKDYAEKVFNPVIGSIINFIDDGCYVELPIDLFAIERFNMPGHFLHTPLIYGYDKNEQVFYMSDFANEKKYEEMICTFEEIEDAFNSGLNMAKNNTDPLTVSIFAKSINIVKYHPYNHEFDIKRFCEQIYDQIHPGKSTQYYRKYELVDKYSEKYWGTDIYDALEESIKYSHAKGEIYDNLRPFHLIYDHKKGLSERFVYCSQLFTDKQKDILTLSENMKELANDAEELRNKIVKNRMRKKLSDQELCMHRLKDIKNREVLILTEFLELFSEVMKTESGMAEK is encoded by the coding sequence TTGGATATAACGAGCGAACAGACAAGAAAACTATTGCCTAGAGTAAATCCTTCTTTACAGACATTCGCAGGAGTCACACATACACTTTCTATTCTTGAAAGTTTTGAAAAAGAAACAAAGCCATGGCGTATGGAGAATTATATAGTTCTTCAGGCAAACGTCATTAAAGCATTCGGGGGTCAGGTTTTCATGAATTTTTATACCCTACCGAATTTATTTGACCATGGTAATCCGGAGATTCAAGCAAGAAACTATTATTGCCCATATTTCAATGTTTATAGTATTCCTATAAAAGATTACGCTGAAAAAGTATTCAATCCGGTAATCGGATCAATTATCAATTTTATTGATGACGGCTGCTATGTAGAACTACCAATTGACTTATTTGCTATAGAGAGGTTTAATATGCCGGGTCACTTTCTTCATACTCCGTTGATTTATGGTTATGACAAGAATGAGCAAGTGTTTTACATGAGTGATTTTGCAAATGAAAAGAAATATGAAGAAATGATCTGTACATTTGAAGAAATTGAGGATGCTTTTAATTCAGGTTTGAACATGGCAAAGAATAATACGGATCCTCTTACAGTCAGTATATTTGCAAAAAGCATTAATATTGTAAAGTACCATCCTTATAATCATGAATTTGATATCAAGCGATTCTGCGAACAGATATATGATCAGATACACCCGGGAAAATCCACACAATACTATAGAAAATATGAGTTGGTAGATAAGTATTCAGAGAAGTATTGGGGTACTGATATATACGATGCTCTTGAGGAAAGTATTAAATATAGCCATGCCAAAGGTGAAATATATGATAATCTTCGTCCTTTTCACCTAATATATGATCACAAGAAGGGGTTGAGTGAGCGTTTTGTATATTGCTCCCAATTATTTACAGATAAGCAAAAGGACATTCTTACACTGTCAGAAAATATGAAAGAGCTGGCAAATGATGCAGAGGAGCTTCGCAACAAAATTGTTAAGAATAGAATGCGTAAAAAGTTATCTGATCAGGAGCTGTGTATGCATCGGTTAAAAGATATTAAAAATCGTGAGGTCCTGATCCTGACAGAATTTCTGGAACTCTTTTCTGAAGTAATGAAAACTGAATCGGGTATGGCAGAAAAATAA
- a CDS encoding acyl carrier protein, translating into MKEIDVYNKIADIIKQCSEKKDITDLDDAKLGDVLDSLQFVKLIVSLEDEYEIEIPDKYLVPANLNSLSAMTQLVVGIIGGEK; encoded by the coding sequence ATGAAAGAAATCGATGTGTATAACAAGATAGCAGATATTATTAAGCAATGTTCTGAAAAGAAGGATATTACGGATCTTGATGACGCAAAGTTGGGTGATGTATTGGATTCTCTCCAATTTGTAAAGCTTATAGTTTCCTTAGAAGATGAATACGAGATAGAAATACCAGACAAATACTTGGTACCAGCTAATTTAAATTCGCTTTCTGCCATGACACAGCTAGTTGTTGGAATTATCGGAGGAGAAAAATGA
- a CDS encoding EFR1 family ferrodoxin (N-terminal region resembles flavodoxins. C-terminal ferrodoxin region binds two 4Fe-4S clusters.): protein MRDIVIIYFSGTGNTKYVSEEICNSFIKQGYTVSLISAEDKEMLEKQNYNGSLVGIGFPCYALNYPDIIANAIRELPFYTNAVPAFIFSTKGWSTGNSMKNLAVLMRMHNLLTIKTGSFICPNNGWITLFSPNFILCRNMKFDNKLLEKIANYAEDVINLLAVYDKKQFCISTVSNPIMTLLSWLLVKMEGQVMKYYRVESDKCTGCGLCVRKCPDHNIKFDENQRVVFVNPNKCTWCVRCISDCPKDAIRLGRPLTGKGWYTKSLRNEFLKKINKEVNRE, encoded by the coding sequence ATGAGGGATATAGTTATTATTTATTTTTCCGGAACAGGGAATACCAAATACGTATCCGAGGAAATCTGCAATTCGTTTATAAAGCAGGGTTATACTGTATCATTAATTTCTGCTGAAGATAAGGAAATGCTTGAAAAGCAGAATTATAATGGTAGTCTTGTCGGTATTGGTTTTCCTTGTTATGCTTTGAATTATCCGGATATTATTGCCAATGCCATACGAGAGTTACCATTCTATACAAATGCCGTTCCTGCTTTTATTTTTTCTACCAAAGGCTGGAGCACGGGTAACAGCATGAAAAATCTAGCTGTACTTATGAGAATGCATAATTTATTAACCATAAAAACAGGCAGCTTTATCTGCCCTAATAATGGTTGGATTACTCTCTTTTCCCCCAATTTTATTTTGTGCCGTAATATGAAATTCGATAATAAATTACTGGAGAAAATCGCTAACTATGCAGAAGATGTTATAAACCTACTTGCTGTGTATGATAAAAAACAGTTTTGCATAAGTACGGTAAGTAACCCGATTATGACACTTTTAAGTTGGTTGCTGGTAAAGATGGAAGGGCAGGTGATGAAATATTATAGAGTTGAATCTGATAAATGTACAGGATGCGGATTATGTGTACGAAAATGCCCTGACCATAATATTAAGTTTGATGAAAATCAAAGGGTAGTATTTGTAAATCCCAATAAATGCACTTGGTGCGTAAGGTGTATAAGTGACTGTCCTAAAGATGCTATCAGGCTGGGGCGGCCTTTAACCGGTAAAGGTTGGTATACAAAAAGCTTGCGCAATGAATTTCTAAAAAAAATCAATAAGGAGGTCAACCGTGAATAG
- a CDS encoding DUF6064 family protein, producing MNSTLYVDMCEYNKKVFPAQIIMVFIGTASSLFLFLNPGKISLLYSLFSIVLFYLWVGITYPFLFKGLLKRSKVMIIVVFINLILGILLAADIFFLRGNGVFVLKQVDTLKISISVGLVIWGILIHPIEGVILRGHKYAAYLGVYTCPTAPYAIGILSAVHSNSLESIVLIVISCIAIATGITAGLFGMKKEKIYEDIVLIPVGLYGLLSVFIM from the coding sequence GTGAATAGTACATTATATGTGGATATGTGTGAATATAATAAAAAGGTTTTCCCAGCACAGATTATTATGGTTTTTATTGGTACTGCATCTTCATTATTCCTGTTTCTTAATCCGGGTAAAATATCACTTTTGTATTCTCTATTTTCGATAGTGCTATTCTATTTATGGGTTGGTATTACATATCCTTTTCTTTTCAAAGGTCTACTTAAAAGAAGCAAAGTCATGATAATTGTTGTTTTTATAAACCTTATTCTAGGTATTTTGCTAGCAGCTGATATATTTTTTCTAAGGGGTAATGGAGTCTTTGTTTTAAAACAGGTAGATACCTTGAAGATTAGTATTTCCGTTGGACTGGTAATATGGGGTATATTGATTCATCCGATTGAAGGAGTTATATTAAGAGGTCATAAATATGCAGCTTATCTTGGTGTGTATACTTGTCCGACCGCTCCTTATGCAATTGGGATATTGTCGGCAGTTCATTCCAATTCATTAGAATCTATTGTCCTTATAGTAATATCATGTATAGCTATAGCTACAGGAATTACAGCAGGACTGTTTGGGATGAAGAAGGAAAAAATATACGAAGATATTGTATTAATACCAGTGGGTTTATATGGTTTGTTGAGTGTATTTATAATGTGA
- a CDS encoding MarR family transcriptional regulator, giving the protein MQSNFTVKEIISRLTQYFVESDTEIKKEYIFADMSMKQIYYIDIINQLGRPTFSELTKALGLSKPSITAIVEKLVNAGYVRKEKSPEDKRSFYISLTEKGRRVCKMHDEMHERIIGSFRLYINDTEFIQLMSILNKITFGIMNEKGGRNAPEGE; this is encoded by the coding sequence ATGCAGAGTAACTTTACAGTAAAAGAAATAATTTCAAGGCTAACACAATACTTTGTAGAAAGTGATACCGAAATAAAAAAGGAATATATTTTTGCTGATATGTCAATGAAACAAATATACTACATTGATATAATCAATCAGTTAGGAAGGCCTACGTTTAGTGAGCTTACTAAGGCATTGGGATTAAGCAAGCCATCAATTACAGCAATAGTAGAAAAACTGGTAAATGCCGGATATGTAAGAAAAGAAAAATCACCGGAGGATAAACGATCATTTTATATTAGCTTAACTGAAAAAGGCCGAAGGGTTTGTAAAATGCATGATGAAATGCATGAAAGAATTATCGGTAGTTTTAGACTTTATATTAATGACACTGAATTTATTCAATTAATGTCAATACTCAATAAAATTACATTCGGCATAATGAATGAGAAAGGAGGGAGAAATGCTCCGGAAGGAGAGTAA
- a CDS encoding U32 family peptidase, which translates to MKLSVGINWDPQLINSLSEIPEVSEVYGCNSATPVGTGRPSMVLGKITKEDTPAYISRVHEKGLKFNYVLNAPCMNNREYSVQGHRDLIEQIDWLASIGIDGFTVSIPYVIEIIKKRHPHLSVKVSIAAHVGTARKAKNFESLGADEIMIDNMINRDFRMLEKIKKSVNCKLSLLLNDACIYDCPYRVYHYNTCGHASQTNHETNGFYIDYCSIRCTLDRLNDPSLLVSARFIRPEDIKYYENIGFDSFKVSGRRMKSHWITRAAKAYSSRIYDGNLSDILDYSLIGVEEDVQTPDFEPVMRGAKDIKAPSFAKLATFMPHRPNIDNRALDGFLKQFVDLKCRGVCNECNYCKSWADKAVKTTQEDRNSDFEFYNELMQDLISSRVFLGEQAKV; encoded by the coding sequence ATGAAATTATCGGTTGGTATTAACTGGGACCCCCAGCTTATTAATAGTCTTTCGGAAATACCAGAAGTATCTGAAGTATATGGCTGCAATAGTGCAACTCCGGTCGGAACCGGAAGACCATCCATGGTGCTTGGTAAAATAACAAAAGAGGACACGCCGGCATATATTAGTAGAGTTCATGAAAAAGGTCTTAAGTTTAACTATGTACTTAATGCTCCCTGTATGAATAATCGGGAGTATTCTGTCCAAGGACACAGGGATTTGATTGAGCAGATTGATTGGCTTGCCAGTATTGGAATAGATGGGTTTACGGTCTCGATACCATATGTAATAGAGATTATTAAAAAGCGTCATCCTCATCTCTCTGTTAAAGTATCAATTGCCGCCCATGTCGGTACAGCCAGAAAAGCAAAAAATTTTGAAAGCCTGGGTGCCGATGAGATCATGATTGATAATATGATAAACCGGGACTTCCGCATGTTAGAGAAAATTAAGAAATCCGTAAATTGCAAATTGAGTCTTTTATTGAATGATGCCTGTATTTATGATTGCCCTTATAGAGTATATCACTACAATACCTGTGGTCATGCTTCTCAAACCAACCATGAAACAAATGGATTTTATATTGATTACTGTTCAATACGTTGTACCTTGGACCGGCTGAATGATCCCAGCCTGCTGGTTTCAGCAAGGTTTATCCGTCCCGAGGACATAAAGTATTATGAAAATATCGGCTTCGATTCATTCAAGGTTAGTGGCAGAAGGATGAAGTCACATTGGATTACAAGAGCGGCCAAAGCATATTCTTCAAGAATATATGATGGAAACTTATCGGATATCTTGGATTATTCTTTGATTGGTGTTGAAGAGGATGTACAAACCCCGGATTTTGAACCTGTAATGAGGGGAGCGAAAGATATCAAAGCACCTTCATTTGCTAAGCTTGCAACATTTATGCCCCACAGACCCAATATTGATAACAGGGCATTGGATGGCTTTCTAAAGCAATTTGTAGATCTTAAGTGCAGAGGAGTCTGTAATGAATGTAATTACTGTAAATCCTGGGCTGATAAGGCGGTAAAAACTACACAAGAAGATCGTAATTCAGATTTCGAATTCTATAACGAACTAATGCAGGATTTGATTTCCAGCAGAGTATTTCTGGGTGAGCAGGCAAAGGTTTGA
- a CDS encoding flavodoxin family protein: MKVTAFNGSPRGPEGNTEVMVRSLLNGAADSGAEVENIFLSQMTINHCRGCRKCVGLGGQCVIQDDMQILIHKYIGSDIAVIATPLMIDNISGMLKVFFDRTFCLGNLRLEKDETGDCRRSRSKLFEHCVMPKIVVMANSGYPERGNFLAIKQLMNRTARNFGMKVIAEIYKSQGVLLSTGIKRLRPKIEEYSKLLYRAGEEIVKYSKLLPETETALTEDFMSNEDYYRLINMLN; this comes from the coding sequence ATGAAAGTAACGGCATTTAACGGGAGTCCAAGAGGGCCCGAAGGCAATACTGAAGTAATGGTACGCAGTCTTTTAAATGGTGCAGCTGATTCAGGAGCTGAAGTTGAAAATATTTTTTTATCTCAAATGACGATTAATCATTGCCGAGGATGCCGTAAGTGCGTGGGATTGGGTGGTCAGTGTGTTATTCAAGATGATATGCAGATATTGATTCATAAATATATTGGATCAGATATTGCCGTAATTGCAACTCCACTAATGATTGATAATATATCTGGTATGTTAAAGGTATTTTTTGACCGCACTTTTTGCCTTGGTAATCTTCGATTAGAAAAGGATGAAACTGGAGATTGCAGAAGATCACGCTCAAAACTTTTTGAACATTGTGTAATGCCAAAAATTGTTGTGATGGCAAATAGCGGCTATCCAGAAAGAGGAAATTTTCTAGCAATCAAGCAATTAATGAACAGGACTGCACGAAACTTTGGTATGAAAGTAATTGCAGAAATATATAAATCACAGGGTGTTTTGTTAAGTACTGGTATTAAAAGGTTGCGTCCAAAGATAGAAGAGTATAGTAAGCTATTATATAGGGCAGGAGAAGAAATTGTAAAATACTCGAAGCTTCTGCCTGAGACAGAGACTGCACTAACAGAAGATTTTATGTCTAACGAAGATTATTATAGATTAATAAATATGCTGAATTAA
- a CDS encoding phosphopantetheine-binding protein, producing the protein MDIEKVVIDLIAKIADLDSSEIKKDSLLVNDLSMDSLMFLDFVTQIEVAANSVISPKEMAQIKTVQDVIDLVIKNKE; encoded by the coding sequence ATGGATATAGAAAAGGTAGTTATCGATCTAATTGCCAAAATTGCCGATTTGGATTCAAGTGAAATAAAAAAAGATTCTTTGCTGGTTAATGATCTGTCAATGGACTCTCTTATGTTCCTGGATTTTGTTACTCAGATAGAAGTTGCAGCCAATAGTGTTATATCACCGAAAGAAATGGCTCAGATTAAGACAGTGCAGGATGTAATAGATTTAGTTATCAAAAATAAGGAGTGA